DNA from Salvelinus alpinus chromosome 17, SLU_Salpinus.1, whole genome shotgun sequence:
CTGTAGTGTGCGTTTCTACCACATAGTGTTAGAGCTGATGTTGGAGAGTAGGAGATAGATGGTAGCGCGCTATGAGTtggatggtagagagaggggCTGTGGATTGGTTAGTTGTGTTGGTGTCAGCAGTCTGAGGCAGAGAGGTGATAGAAGATAAATTCCCCACTCTAGCAGGTTTTAACCCCGTCCTCTGTAAAACAGGCTTATACCCACAATAGAAGGCTTACCAACGCAGAACTCGCCGGGAGGGAGGCAGAATGCATAGACCACAAAAGAGATACAGCAACCCACCACCCAACGAGTTCATTCTGAGCCTGGTCCGTCTTTGCCTTACCAATACCTACAGGCCAGGCAGAAAACAGcttttaatattgcagatagattgtagcttccatcaatgtaattttctgcatcatttccaatcccccatatattcttgggtaaatatatatattagatattttttaaatcatttttcttttcatttcccctaaccctaccacccctcccctaattggagtaaactaatggacaacaacacttactgtaggcttctacttccagcttatgcACATTATACGGacacaatgtattttacaatagttatattttgtttgttttcaatcccacccttcagctcccctcaacccctcccatctatctctgaacaccgtCCAGTTTTTATTTCTATTTTCCATATatgtttcaactgtgctgtgatgtttcaggtGTTGGGTTTTGAACCTTTCAGTTCTcattgtttctacagattgtaaactAAAGATGAACATTTTAGCTAAAAGTATACCCAGCAGTGCTATCTGCAGAGTTatctccaggtaaatgttgcaattcttcagccattcctgcaaccaaaaacaagctacatatggacagtaccaaaacaactgATCTAATGATTCTCTCTGCTTGGTTTTAACAAATTCGGTCGTATCAGACTTGGAGATAATACAGAATTTAGTGTTCTTCATTTATTTCAGTTGTTTGCCAACTCACGAAAATTGTGATAGCATCCAACGTGCTCAACTGAATTTCCTTCATTTCTCCAGAGGTGGCTTGGAAATGACATTTAAGTGTGCAGCTGACTGGCATGAGAGAATAGCTTAGAGTTACACTGATTTTATCATAAAAATCAAACATCCCTTTCCTTTGAATACACATGGTCATTTATATCATACATGGCTCACCCAAAATCAATGTATTCTTAGTTCCATGGTGCTGTACTATAAGCACTCCGGTAAGGGGTAGGCTACATAGTGCATATAGGGATGGGATGGAAAGAGTAGGCTAAAGGACCAGCTATTGCTCCACCATGGATAAGGGAAGCTCTTATACATTCGACAGCAGGCGCAGCAAGACAAAACAGATCGTGGAAAGCGACAGAATCTGTTACGGCCAGCGGTTTGTTTCTCCAGCGTATGAAAGGATGGGAGGGGAAAAGCCCCTGACCACAGCACTATGCTTTCACGGCTCAGTCCATCCGCCCTCTCTGGCAGGCTAGCCTGGTCAGCGTGATGCTGGATGCTCCAGTGCAGAAGCTCAATGCCAAACCttctgctgccccccccccccctctcccaacACGGGTTTATCTGCCGCTTTATCTGTCCTGAGCCCGAGCCTCTCCGCTCAGTCACCATATACAATGTAAAAGTCTGCCTAATCAATTCTGGGGCTGCGTAGAACCAACTTGCATTGCACTGCACCCATCCTGAATACTATGGAGAGCACTACATATGGAGAATAAAGTAATACATGTGTTGCAATGAATGTAATGATCCTTCACTAGGAGTTTTAATTGAAGTGTTTAATAGAGTGGATGTGTGAGAATGAGAATAGTTGAGTATGTGGGACAAAAGGACACAATCAAAAGAGTATTGAGAAAGGCCGATTGATAGTGAGGGATTCCTCTGGGTGCAGTGTGCTACTCGGCATGCTGCCAATTGAGGGGGTTAAACAGAACATGACACATGATTAAAGGTTGAAGTCCTGTCACTAGTTCAAGCCAGTGTTAGAGATCTACTTTGGAAAAtactgccagttgagaacaacaTTGTAGAGGCAAATCTGTTTCTTAATATGAGTATAGTTTATATCACTGATTTGCATTAACATAAAGCAACACATTATAAATCCTCAGTAATCAAAGAATATTGTCAGAGTTACATTGATATTGTCATAACAAACAGTAACTCGGGCCATCTTTCGCGTCATAATGAGATAAGAGTACTGCTCCTCTCTGTGTCCATAGGAGTTGCATGCATAACAACACATATGATTTCAGTCTTTCTATTGACAGCAGGTAGTGAGTTCAGGCTGGTTTCCGTTATGGGGCCTCACTTGCTCTATGGTGTTATGAATACTGGGATTGTTCTCTGGCGTCTGTCAGCACTTGAAGAATGTTGAGAAAGGAAGACCAGACCCTTTTTACCCCACTGGAGAGATGAGATGGGCCAAATGGGACTCTGGAAAGGCTAACCAGCCACCGCCAGACCCATATGTATAGCCCTGGTCTTATATTTGTCTGAAGCAATCCACTACTGGTTGTAGCAGAAGGTCAATAAACCATTTATCTGGCCTTCCTGTCCTCAACCAACATCTAACATTAACAACCAGTTATGAATCCCACTTAAAATACTGATTCCTGTTCAATATGAATTTCCTGAGTTTTTGATCAAAAGTAATATGTCTATGAAAACTTAATGTATTTCAATGTATCTTTTCTAAAATATCCCCCTTAAACCTTTCAGCTGTGTCCTTCTCTACATGGCCCCTGGACAATATGAAGCTCatagttagggttaagggttaggatgATGAACCCTGGCATGGGCACTGGGTAGAGAGGTCAGGGTGTTAGAAGGGTTAAGTATTTTTGTTTTTGATTTGTTGTATTGTGTGGTGGCCCCTCCCAGCCCCCTCCCCTGGGTTCCGTGGCCCTGGGGCCGTTATAAATAGTCCCGTGGGCTCCCCCTGCTCTGACAGTGAGGCTAAATGTCTGCAGGACATGCTCAACCTTTGTCTATCAATGTTCCTCTACTAACCACCAGCAGGGTTGGCATATAGATGCACAGAGACCAACGCTCCGCTccacacagacaggacacaggtCTCTATGACTAGACTAGACAGAAAGCGACGTTGCAGGTCATTGGAAGTCAGTAAAGTTAGTGACTCCTAGAGAGTTGCATGTGGAACTGTTGTTTAAGTGCGGAAGCATCTTTAGGTTTAGAGAGGCATTTTTTGCTTCTAAGTTTGCTGTCTTGTTTTTTGTTTATACTACCTTGAAGGCATCACTGAGATAGTCATTATTGATACGGTAAACAGAGCTTGGTGACTCAAAAGAAGAATACACATTTCTCCTGTTTTCGCTCCTCTTTTCATCCCTCCATTGCTTTGGGGTAGCCTCTTGACTTTTTGGCCATCATGTGGGAGTTCCGGTCCATGTCGTTCTGGCGGGCGGTGTTCGCCGAGTTCTATGGCACCATGTTCTTTGTGTTCTTTGGTCTGGGGGCGGCTTTGCGCTGGACCACCGGGCCCCACAACGTTCTCCATGTGGCCTTTTGCTTTGGCTTGGCCGCTGCCACCCTCATCCAGTCCATCGGTCACATCAGCGGGGGACACATCAACCCGGCTGTCACCTTCGCCTACCTGATTGGCTCCCAGATGTCCCTGTTCCGCGCCTTTTTCTACATCGTGGCCCAGTGTCTGGGGGCGCTGGCTGGGGCCGCCGTGCTCTACGGGGTCACCCCCAACAACATGAGGGGAAACCTGGCACTCAACACGGTAAGACTACCTGACCAATGACAGGTGATATAGGAAtgaaccagggttggggtcaattccatttcaattcagtcaattcagctGGAATTGATCACAACCCTGATAGGAAAGTCTGTGGTGACAATCACACATTTCAGAGTTCCATTGTCATCTGCAATGAATAAATAAAATTAACTTGACAGGTGATAAAGAACATCTGTGTGTGTAACTACGacttatttatttgtactattttctaaattgtagacatcaaaactatgaaataacagatatggaatcatgtagtaaccaaaaaagtgttaaacaaatcaaaatatgttttatatttgagattcttcaaagtagccttgatgacagcttgcacactcttggcattctctcatggggaatgcttttccagcagtcttgaaggagttcccacatatgctgagcacttgtcatcaaggcaaaggatggttactacatgattccatatgtgttacttcatagttttgatgtcttcactattattctacaatgtagaaaatagtaaaaataaagaaaaaccctggaaagagtaggtgagtccaaacttttgactagtactgtatatatatatatatatctgaacAATGTTAGATGTTATGAATAGTTAATAGTCATAAAATATCTGTAACTCTTTAGAATGCATGCGCAATGTAAGATTTGCCAATTATACTTTTTTAGTGAGCTATTTTTATGCATTCAAGGTTTAacctattgattgattgactaacaGTTAGAGTTTTTCATATCGGCCAGTGGAGTAGATATAACTTCAAAACGTGAACAGTAATCATTCATTCAACTGTCTGTTCTATCTCGTCCCCCTTCTCCAGCTGCAGCCAGGTATCAGCCTGGGCATGGCCACCACCATGGAGGTGTTCCTCACCCTGCAGCTGGTTGTCTGCATCTTCGCTGTGACCGATGAGAGGCGTAATGGACGCCTGGGCTCTGCCGCCCTAGCCATCGGCTTCTCTGTCCTCATAGGACACCTGCTGGGGGTAAGACATGTATtccaaatatataaaatatatgtttataGACCATAGAATACAGGGAATTGTATTGGGTGAAAGCGGGCTTAGACACAGGGTTGGGTGGGTTGAAGTTTAGAGATTTTTAGCACTTTAAAAATGTTGTATTTACTTAACTTTTTTGACAACTGTTTTTTAATAACTTGTAATAATGCTGAAAGAGCAATAAACTAAACTAAGAGACATAGGCTTGGAGTGGGGTGGTAAGAGACCATTATGATGCATTATGATAGGATCAGGGCTAGGTTTCCCTAATGCGTGGTAGCACTAAGATCATCTTAATTCCATTGAAATTGAGTGGACGAAACATGATCTTAGCGCTACAGtacgatgcttttgggaaacccggCCCTGAACAATATAGAACATCAGTCAGAATGGGATATTTAGGGATAGGTCAATTCCAATAATGTATATGAATAGATGATGTCAGAAGCAGGAATGCCTGATTAAACATGGGAATCCCCATCTCTGTGACTACAAGAGAGAATGGGTGTGTAATCCATTGTTTTGATGGGGTTGGTCAGGACTCTAGATAGACCAATATGAGTGCATTAAAAAGTACTATTGTATGATGTAGGTAGGTTTTTCACCACTGCACTCTACATACTGTTACCAAAATATAACCCCGGGTCTATTCTCTTTGATATAGATGTACTACACTGGTGCTGGA
Protein-coding regions in this window:
- the LOC139542170 gene encoding lens fiber major intrinsic protein-like — its product is MWEFRSMSFWRAVFAEFYGTMFFVFFGLGAALRWTTGPHNVLHVAFCFGLAAATLIQSIGHISGGHINPAVTFAYLIGSQMSLFRAFFYIVAQCLGALAGAAVLYGVTPNNMRGNLALNTLQPGISLGMATTMEVFLTLQLVVCIFAVTDERRNGRLGSAALAIGFSVLIGHLLGMYYTGAGMNPARSFAPAVLVRNFVNHWVYWVGPMIGGAMGAIIYDFMLFPRMRGLSERMAILKGTRPTEAESQQDTRGEAIELKTQAL